From the Theobroma cacao cultivar B97-61/B2 chromosome 2, Criollo_cocoa_genome_V2, whole genome shotgun sequence genome, one window contains:
- the LOC18609697 gene encoding 3-oxoacyl-[acyl-carrier-protein] reductase 4 gives MAAVAVSNVVAFKSVSKVGDCSDRKNVQFRQWSPISGGIGSVQIRPCIGLQCRSRRSFTSSGVRAQVATVEQASTEAAQKVEAPVAIVTGASRGIGRAVALALGKAGCKVLVNYARSSKEAEEVSKEIESYGGQALTFGGDVSKEADVESMIKTAVDTWGTVDILINNAGITRDTLLMRMKKSQWQEVIDLNLTGVFLCTQAAAKIMMKKKKGRIINIASVVGLVGNVGQANYSAAKAGVIGFTKTVAKEYASRNINVNAIAPGFIASDMTAKLGEDIEKKILETIPLGRYGQPEEVAGLVEFLALNPASSYITGQVFTIDGGMVM, from the exons ATGGCTGCTGTTGCTGTATCCAATGTCGTTGCCTTTAAATCCGTCTCGAAAGTCGGAGATTGCAGTGACCGGAAAAATGTTCAGTTTCGCCAATGGTCTCCGATTTCTGGGGGAATCGGATCGGTTCAGATTCGGCCGTGCATTGGTCTCCAGTGCAGATCGAGGAGATCGTTTACTTCCTCCG gTGTAAGAGCTCAGGTTGCCACTGTTGAACAAGCTAGCACCGAAGCAGCTCAAAAAGTAGAAGCTCCCGTAGCCATAGTAACTGGAGCTTCTAGAGGCATCGGTAGAGCAGTTGCATTGGCCTTAGGGAAAGCAGGTTGCAAG GTCCTAGTAAATTATGCTAGGTCATCAAAGGAAGCTGAGGAAGTTTCAAAAGAG ATTGAGTCATATGGTGGTCAGGCTCTTACTTTTGGTGGAGATGTTTCAAAAGAAGCTGATGTAGAGTCAATGATTAAAACT GCTGTTGATACCTGGGGAACTGTTGATATATTGATAAACAATGCAG GAATTACTCGGGATACTTTGTTGATGAGAATGAAGAAATCACAATGGCAGGAGGTTATTGATCTGAATCTTACAGGAGTGTTTCTTTGTACACAG GCAGCAGCCAAAATcatgatgaagaagaaaaag GgaagaataattaatatagCATCAGTTGTTGGTCTGGTTGGCAACGTTGGGCAAGCCAACTACAGTGCTGCTAAAGCAGGAGTTATTGGCTTCACAAAGACTGTCGCAAAGGAATATGCCAGCAGAAACATTAAT GTCAATGCTATTGCCCCAGGATTCATAGCATCTGATATGACTGCCAAGCTTGGCGAAGACATTGAGAAGAAGATCTTGGAAACAATCCCCTTAG GAAGGTATGGTCAAccagaagaagttgctggactGGTAGAATTTTTGGCTCTGAACCCTGCTTCCAGTTACATCACAGGACAg GTGTTCACCATTGATGGGGGAATGGTCATGTAA
- the LOC18609696 gene encoding uncharacterized protein LOC18609696: MEALALCSPTFPTFFLLFLSIYLFAYFLVFRNWGPKHRPEASSCFISLAHGTPAVFMAAHALINTTQSPPTFASPNSALDNVVLEYSISYFLMDLVHYLVFFPNDILFILHHLATLYVFFTCRYMVHHGAFALLVLLVLAEVTSLCQNVWTLAGFRRADAPAAAKLYELLSPPFYALYSVVRGILGPFFVYKMVVFYLSGVAGNLIPRWAWSSWIVVIVTAILVSIVWVFHHWIDWYKGRNYKAGKKVV; encoded by the coding sequence ATGGAGGCCTTAGCCCTTTGCAGCCCAACTTTCCCGAcgtttttcttgttgtttctttccatttaTCTCTTTGCTTACTTTCTAGTCTTCCGAAACTGGGGTCCCAAACACCGGCCTGAAGCTTCAAGCTGCTTTATCTCCTTAGCTCATGGAACGCCTGCGGTTTTCATGGCCGCTCATGCATTAATAAACACGACCCAATCCCCTCCTACGTTTGCTTCTCCAAACTCTGCTTTAGACAACGTTGTACTTGAATACAGTATTTCTTACTTCTTGATGGACCTCGTCCACTATCTAGTGTTTTTCCCCAATGATATTCTCTTCATTCTCCACCATTTAGCCACATTGTATGTATTTTTCACATGTCGTTACATGGTTCATCATGGGGCGTTTGCCCTTCTCGTGCTACTTGTTCTTGCTGAAGTCACAAGCCTTTGTCAGAACGTCTGGACTCTTGCTGGTTTCCGAAGAGCTGACGCACCTGCCGCTGCAAAATTATACGAGCTCTTGTCTCCCCCGTTTTATGCTCTCTATTCGGTTGTCAGGGGGATTCTGGGGCCCTTCTTTGTGTATAAGATGGTGGTCTTTTATCTAAGTGGGGTGGCTGGGAATTTGATTCCAAGATGGGCTTGGTCTTCTTGGATTGTTGTGATTGTCACAGCAATCTTGGTTAGCATAGTTTGGGTTTTCCATCACTGGATAGACTGGTATAAAGGAAGAAACTACAAAGCTGGGAAGAAAGTGGTCTAG